In Tissierellales bacterium, the DNA window GGTTTTGGCGGATCTGGTATTGGTATAGCCTCTACAACAATCACTGCACTAGCCGTCTTTCCATTAGCACTAGTTGCTGTTATCGTCGCTTGACCTTCTGCTATTGCATTTACTGCTCCCGCTGAACTAACGCTTGCTATTGATGGCGCATTGCTCGCCCATGTTACACTCTTATCTGCTGCATCTGATGGAAGTACTGCTGCACTAAGATTTCCGTTCTCTCCTACTTTTAAACTCAAACTACTAGGTGATACGCTTATGCTCTCTACTTCTACATCGTCTGAATTTGTTGTAATCACGGCACTCGCTGTTTTTCCATTTATGCTAGTCGCTGTTATCGTCGCTTGACCTTGGGCTATAGCATTTACTACTCCTGACGAAGTGACACTCGCTATTGATGGCGCGCTACTCGTCCATGTTATGGTTTTATCCTTTGCATCTGACGGTTTCACAACAGCTGATAGTGAAATACTTTCTCCTATTTTTATATCCGCACTAGCTTTGCTAAGAGTTACGCTTTCAACTACAATCTCTTCCGCTTTATCTTTATCTTCGTCTTTGTCTTTGTCTTTGTCTTTGTCTTTGTCTTCGTCATCATCATCGTCTTCATCGTCTTCATCGTCTTCATCGTCATCATCGTCATCATCGTCATCATCGTCATCATCGTCGTCGTCTCTATCTCTGCTCTTATCCCTATCGTCTTCTTTGTCTTCATCTCTAGAATTCTCTTCGTCACTTTGCTCTTTGCTATCACCACTCTTATCGTCATTCGAGTTGCTTTGATTCTCCGAATCCTCAGATACAGTTTTTTCTTCTTTCGAATTACTTTCATCATATATTATATTTTTGTTTTGCATTTCTTCAGTATTATCTTGTGGTTGCAATGGCTCGTTTATCTGCTCTTGTGCTTTCTTTTCTTCGTTTATCTTTATCTGTTCTTCAACTTTTTCTAATACCTCTGGCTGTACTCTATCTGGACTCTCTTTTATAGATTCTAATACAAAATCATTAAGTTCTGGCACTTCCCATGAATCTAGTTCTACTTCAACTACTGCTTTTTGATCATTCTGTCCTGTCTGCGGTCTATCTTCGCTCTCAGTTCTAGTAATTGTAGCTTCACGCCCTGGTGTAATTAGTACTTCTTCTTGATTTTCTGTAATAGAGTCTCCTTCTTTTTTGTTTAGTGTCTCTTTCTCAGCTTGATCACGGCTTACCGCTACGACACCTTCTATTACCTTTATATTTGTCCTGTTTCTACTTTTGTCCGAGTTGTCTGATTCGTAAGATCCTTCATCATCAGCCTTTAGCTCTCCTACATAGAATTTTGTTCCTCTAACTCCCATTATCGCTGTAGGTGTCTTTATCTCAAATTTAGAATCTTCTTCTAGTTTTTTGCTTATATCTATCCAAATTTCTCCTGTGGCAAGGCTTATCTTTGTCTTTCCTACGCTATCTCCCATTTTTTCTTTTAGAGTAGTCATTTGGACCATGGTAGACTCGCCAATTTTTACTTCTTTGTATCTGTCTATCTCTAACTTTACCCATGCGTTTGCAGATGTCTCTATGCTATCGCCCTGAGCTAGTGTCATGCCTTTAAATGCACTAAGCCCGCTTTCCTTACCAGCTTGGTACATCTGTACTTCTCCTTCAAATTCAACTATTTTAGCTACAACTTTTTCTTCACCTGCCGCAAATGAAATTGGCGTAGCAGTAATTGTTATTATCGCAATTAAAAGCCACGCCATCAGTCGTTTAATATTTTTTCCCTTCATAAATCAATCAACTCCTATCACTAAAACCCCTAAACACTAAAACATCAAAATACTAGAACATCTAAATACCAAAACATTCAAATACTAAAACATTCAAATACTAAAACATTCAAATACTAAAACATTCAAATGCTAATCAATAAATTCTTCTAAAACA includes these proteins:
- a CDS encoding Ig-like domain-containing protein, with protein sequence MKGKNIKRLMAWLLIAIITITATPISFAAGEEKVVAKIVEFEGEVQMYQAGKESGLSAFKGMTLAQGDSIETSANAWVKLEIDRYKEVKIGESTMVQMTTLKEKMGDSVGKTKISLATGEIWIDISKKLEEDSKFEIKTPTAIMGVRGTKFYVGELKADDEGSYESDNSDKSRNRTNIKVIEGVVAVSRDQAEKETLNKKEGDSITENQEEVLITPGREATITRTESEDRPQTGQNDQKAVVEVELDSWEVPELNDFVLESIKESPDRVQPEVLEKVEEQIKINEEKKAQEQINEPLQPQDNTEEMQNKNIIYDESNSKEEKTVSEDSENQSNSNDDKSGDSKEQSDEENSRDEDKEDDRDKSRDRDDDDDDDDDDDDDDDDEDDEDDEDDDDDEDKDKDKDKDKDEDKDKAEEIVVESVTLSKASADIKIGESISLSAVVKPSDAKDKTITWTSSAPSIASVTSSGVVNAIAQGQATITATSINGKTASAVITTNSDDVEVESISVSPSSLSLKVGENGNLSAAVLPSDAADKSVTWASNAPSIASVSSAGAVNAIAEGQATITATSANGKTASAVIVVEAIPIPDPPKPADIEIETIVIDQTELNLMIDETWQLTTTILPSNATNQGVVWTSSSPSVASVSQSGLVTITGVGQAIITATTNNGKTSTTTVNGFPKEVESVSFDKVSISLAEGETASINAIVLPAESEQALVWTSSDESIATVTNGVVTAVSASETPVTITATSNNGKMAMCSVIVTANIAVESISLSQTEITINVGDTESLVATILPAEATNQNLVWTSSDESKVRVSDSGQIEGISASNTFTIEGETVYHTTTITATSNNGKAATCEVKVLGQPTRVNLSENSLTLSIGEQRTLTAAVTPDYTSDKSVTWESNNPSVATVDTSGKITAVSSGNAVIVATSSFDNSKYDTCSVTVNSAPDATAINITGLDENGKIVLNSSDSGASITASVEPAGADQSITWSVDDQNAILFITSNEGKNLTISQPEASYF